A single genomic interval of Lewinellaceae bacterium harbors:
- a CDS encoding outer membrane beta-barrel protein, whose product MKIKNYFLGLTFLLSGISGLKSQELKSSTYGFSIGVLGKHTQWSTGSSFFQGLNEAAPSAWGFGARIGYGFTEKLEVSLAYSKANHLNSDLKNDWSAYSSQMVLLNLRINFGATLKPVRLYLEGGAGQSMLKMDPVYLPDDFYTQQYLLKLSGLALNAGAGLLYYPMRNLAIDLGFFGRFGQYSNITASGIEYDPGEKTDFQFLTTQLGITYYLQ is encoded by the coding sequence ATGAAAATAAAGAATTACTTCCTTGGCCTGACCTTTTTATTATCTGGAATTTCCGGATTAAAAAGTCAGGAATTAAAATCCAGCACTTACGGGTTTTCTATTGGTGTTCTTGGAAAACACACGCAGTGGTCCACCGGAAGCAGTTTTTTCCAGGGCCTCAATGAAGCGGCACCCAGCGCCTGGGGCTTCGGTGCCAGAATTGGCTATGGTTTTACGGAAAAACTGGAAGTTTCACTGGCCTATTCAAAAGCAAACCATTTGAACAGTGATCTCAAAAATGATTGGTCCGCCTATTCGAGCCAGATGGTCCTCCTCAACCTGCGCATCAACTTCGGAGCCACCTTAAAGCCTGTCCGGTTATACCTCGAAGGGGGTGCCGGGCAATCCATGCTAAAAATGGATCCGGTCTATTTACCGGATGATTTCTACACCCAACAATATCTGCTCAAATTATCCGGACTTGCCTTAAATGCAGGCGCAGGACTCCTTTATTATCCCATGCGGAACCTGGCGATCGACCTGGGGTTCTTCGGCCGCTTTGGTCAATACAGTAACATCACCGCCAGCGGCATCGAATACGACCCGGGAGAGAAAACTGACTTTCAATTCTTAACGACCCAACTGGGGATAACCTACTACCTGCAATAA
- the grrM gene encoding GRRM system radical SAM/SPASM domain protein, with product MKSNHTIGPVELLILQGSPFCNINCKYCYLPDRMNKRRMARETVEKTIDRLMADHLFGTEVSVVWHAGEPLAVPLAYYQELFPLIRERIPAAVRVNHHIQTNAMLLNDEWCAFIKENQIHVGISVDGPQFLNDINRLTRSGKSTFSKVMEGIAYLNAHDINYHAIAVITQEAMHHPDEIYSFFKDLGVTKLGLNIEEIEGIHTHSSLSMDDTALELVAQFYKKLYERQLEDDQPLHIRELDDAKRKLLAIPLDYFSLHGTTQQNNPCQIVSVDIDGNFSTFSPELLGQKDDGYQNFILGNVHETGFREALNSALFKKWFGEIMLGIRNCEEKCPYFSFCGGGVPANKYYENASFESTETIQCKYSIQTPLEIITSRLEEALHPS from the coding sequence ATGAAGAGCAATCACACCATCGGACCGGTTGAATTATTGATCCTGCAGGGATCTCCCTTTTGCAACATCAATTGTAAGTATTGCTACTTGCCGGACCGGATGAATAAGCGCCGGATGGCTCGTGAGACGGTCGAGAAAACCATCGACCGGTTGATGGCAGATCACTTATTCGGTACCGAGGTCAGTGTAGTATGGCATGCCGGAGAACCACTGGCTGTTCCACTCGCCTACTACCAGGAATTATTTCCGCTGATCCGTGAAAGGATTCCTGCCGCCGTACGGGTGAATCACCACATCCAAACCAATGCCATGCTTTTAAATGACGAATGGTGTGCGTTCATCAAAGAAAATCAAATCCACGTAGGTATCAGTGTGGATGGACCTCAATTCCTTAATGATATCAACCGGCTGACCCGTTCCGGGAAAAGTACTTTCAGCAAGGTCATGGAAGGTATTGCCTACCTGAACGCCCACGACATCAACTACCACGCCATTGCCGTGATCACCCAGGAAGCCATGCACCACCCGGATGAGATCTATTCCTTCTTTAAAGATCTGGGTGTCACCAAACTGGGTCTGAACATAGAAGAAATAGAAGGCATTCACACCCACTCGTCGCTGTCCATGGATGATACCGCCCTTGAGCTGGTGGCACAGTTCTATAAGAAACTCTATGAGCGGCAACTGGAGGATGACCAGCCCCTGCATATACGTGAACTGGATGACGCAAAACGCAAATTACTGGCTATACCACTGGATTATTTTTCACTGCACGGCACGACCCAGCAGAATAACCCCTGTCAAATCGTCTCAGTGGACATCGACGGGAATTTCTCTACGTTTTCTCCCGAATTGCTGGGACAAAAGGATGACGGCTACCAGAATTTCATTTTAGGCAACGTGCATGAGACTGGCTTCCGTGAGGCACTGAATAGTGCACTTTTTAAAAAATGGTTTGGTGAGATTATGCTCGGCATCCGCAATTGTGAAGAAAAGTGTCCCTATTTTTCTTTCTGCGGCGGTGGTGTACCGGCCAATAAATATT